From Erigeron canadensis isolate Cc75 chromosome 5, C_canadensis_v1, whole genome shotgun sequence:
TATCTCGAGATGCTATATCGGCGGTTAGGGTTTTATGTGGCCGCTGTATATGTATCATATCGTTGCTTTTATTTTCCATTTGATCCGCTCTGACTGTCGTTGTCTTcaatttttgtattattattgttttgtaaGTCTTCTTTCTTCGAAATAAGTTACCTTCCCCGTTTAGGCTATGGACTTCTTTTATTGTCTTTGGTGGAGAGACTTGTTTTAATTTGTCAACAGTCGAGGGATTAGTATGTATCCCTTTATTTGTTGTTATAATACCCTAGGAATTTTCCTTCCTCTACTCCGAATGAACATTTATCCGGATTGGGTTTATTGTTCGGAGGTTTCCGAAGGTCtctcaaaatcttttataaggGGTTTTCTTTGTCCCTACAATATCATTCATGTAAATTTCCAAGTTTACGCCAATTTGTGTGGAAAATGCTTTGTCAACCAGACACTAATACATAGCCCCTGCGTTCTTTAGCACGGACAACATCTTGCTTGTAAAAATCTGTATTGTCTTCGTTTTCTTTGCAGATTAACACACATCCTCCgctcatcattttcttttttcaccATTACAGGGTTTGTGATTCATTATTTGTGGAGTTGGATTTAGGTTTCGTGGTGAGTTTGCAAAGATAACTTATTCAGTAGCTCCAGTGGTTTTTATGGGGTTTATAATCGTGAGATAATGCCATGTAAAAACTTATTCCTCATCGGAGGAGAAAAAAATGGGTTTGTGCCAGAATAGCATCAAGACGTCTCATCTTTCACGACGCTCTATTCCTATTCGCAAGCACGTAAACTTGGTTGATATTTACGAAGGATTTTGATTGTCAGTGGGTGGCGATTGATACTTATGGTTTTATTCTTTTAAGTAGAGATTACGTACCAGTAATCAATGAGGTATTCGTAGACTTTCCTCCTAAGATCTTTTGTTACGATGGAAATGTGGTCGTCTCCGGTTTCATAAGCTATGAATATCTATGTAGCATAATCCTTGTGCATTATTATAGTTGTGTGTCATTCCGTAGGATTGAGGGTCGACAGCTTTCCACCCTGGGTGATGCTTTAAAGCATGATCTTCGTTGCACAGTCCTTGGCGTTGGTGCACTCTTCGTTGCGAACCCTTTGGCGATGACATACTCTTTGTTGAGAAGCCTTAAGCGATGACACACTCTTTGTTACGAAGCCTTTGGCGATGGCATACTCTTCATAATGCAATCTTTGGATCGTGTTTAGAATGTTCTCTGATATGTCTGATTGAGTTTAATATGATATGAATGCCTTGAAAGGTCTTTAGGATTCTCCTTTTATAGGGAGAACTTATCGTGTAGGAGAAGTCAAGCCTCTTTAGGGttttcctaagtcttaggctgTAAGAGTCCAGAAGgattctttccttttttactGGACTAAAGgataagatcaaatcccgaGTTTATAGGTATTTAATTCTTATCTCTTTAATCTTACCGCGAGAGCCCTCGTTACGAAAAGCCTTTTTGTCGCATGTTTATAGAACTCCTAACCCGTCTTACTTACATATCAACAACTTCGTATGTTAAGCCTATCACGAAGCTCAGGCAACCGTCAAATGCGAGTAAGAAAAGGTTTCGGAAATCCCGGTACTTTTTGTTTGGATCTTTGCCTATACATTCAATCTTTTATATgtcaaatgttttttttcttttttcgtaCGTATGCGCGTACATTGGGGTGTCTGTTCAGGCGTCCCTGTCAGCTTGTTTCCTTTATTTATTGAGGTGGCAACTCTCTATTTATATTGAGACAATTAGTCTTTTGAATAATGCATTGTCCCCGTGGGATTTTTTGCTTATATTGAATAACTGAGGCAAATAGCCTTTATGAATGCCTTGAGAGGTCTTTAGGATTCTCTCTTATAGAGAAAATTTATTTTGGAGGAAACGTTAAGCCTTTTTAGGGTTTccctaagtcttaggctatAAGAGTCCATGAGGATTCTTTCCTTCTTACTAGACTTaagtgataagatcaaatcccgaGTTTATAGGGGAACAATTCTTACCTCCTTCATCTTCTGCGGAATCCTGCGTTACAGACAGCCTTCATGTCGTAACGTCCTACTGTGCTTTCGTGTAACAGGGCCTGCATACCACTAGGAGGGTATATCATCACAGAGTTTTTATGGAACTTCCGTAAATTCAATCCTTTATAAAAGATTGATTCCAAGTCTTTATCAACCAGACCCCTTCGGGGATTTTTAACCAGTACGTTCTGTTGCTGTAGGCGGTTTCGGAGTATGTGTGGGTCGTCCCATGTTGATCCTATCCTTCATTGATTTTTCGTGATGTTGGTGTTGTTTAGCCAAAGTACATAGTTGCCGGTTTTGAATGAAGTAGGATTGATTCTTTTGTTGTAGCCTCCTTCGGCTTTATTTTCGAACATTGTTTCTCCAATGAGTGCATTTTCTCTTCATTCTTCTGATAATTCCAGGTCAACTTTGGGTTTCTCCAAGTTTCCTTCAGTATTTAGCATTTTATGTGTCGATATTTGGAATTCAGCTAGTACCACGACTTCGGTACCGAAGGCTTGGCCGAACGGTGATGCTTTGTTTCAGAGTTTATTTTGTTTGCTCAGAGGGCCAAGGGGAGTTCGTCTACTCACCTCTTAGTAACACGTCTTGTTTATAGACTATGTATCATAGGTATGTGCATAATTATGTGATGAATGTTTCGTACCTTTGAGCATCTTTTCCTTGTGGTTTTCTATGGTTGAAACCCAAGTGTTTCCTTAGTATGCCAAGATTAATCCTTGTGGTTCTCCCGAAATATATGCACCTTCTTTGGAAAGGCTAGTACAAGCGTTTTCTCCTTTTCGGTAGTTTGGATAACGGTTCCTAGTGCTGGAGGTTATCCATAGATTCGAATCTCCTTTGTACGATTGAAAATCGGAGCTACGTAGTCGGATTCTTCTGGTGAAATACATTCAATTTTTGGGCTCTGAGCTGGTGAAAATCTTTATGGGGTTTATGAAGGTTTTAGGGAACCTTTAGGACCTTGAGTTACGGAAGGCCTGCGGATTGACCTTCGGGATCTGAGCTTCGTAAGCCTTGCGAGGTGTGAGCTGTTTCTGGACCTTTGGATCCGAGGTTTGGAGGATCTACAGGATCTGAGCTGCGGTTGGGCCTTCTAAGACTATTCTATGTAAGGTCTAAGGATGGGCCTTCGGGCCTAAGGCTATGTAAGGTCTGCGGGACCTAAGCTGCATCTGGACCTTCGGATCTGAGCTTTATAATATCTATGAGATCTTCTTTTGAAGGTCTGCGAATGGGCCTTCAGATACGAGGCTATGTAAAGTCTTTGGATGGGCCTTCGGACATGAGGCTATATAAGGTATGCGGGATCCTTCGGACCCGAGCTCCGGAAGATCTGCGGATGGGCCTTAGGGGTCAAGGCTATTATATAGCATTAAAGAGATCTTCCAATCTAGAGGCTGTGTTTGGTAGCGGAGAGATCTTCAAGATACAGGGCAAACATCCCTCCTTAATCGTGATGTTTTTATACTCTACCTATGGAGAGATAGCCTCTTCTTTTGCAGAGAAAAATCAGATCTTGATATGAATATTTGGACCTTATTTTGGCTAGCCTTTATAGGAGGCGTCGTTCCAACTGATTACACTCTGTAACATAGCTCATCAATGAGGCTGTGTAATAATGAGGTGAGTCTTCGTGGCCCACGCGCTTCGTGGCGCAGCCGGTTCTTGATGATGCATAGTGTTGGACCTCTAGCCTTCGTGCCACAGGGTGCTACTGCTCCTTTGTGTGATAAGGCCTTTAACAACCAAGTCCTCATCATCGAGACGATCTTCAATACTGGAGGCTTCAGGAGCCTTCGTTACGGAGGAACTTCGTGTCGCGGGGTTCTACTGCTCCTTTGCGAGATAGGGCCTTTAACAACCAGGTCCTCATCATCGATACGATCCTCAATTCTGGAGGCTTCAGGAGCCTTTGTTACGGAGGAACTTCGTGCCGCGGGGTGCTACTGCTCCTTTGCGTGATAGGGCCTTTAACAACCAGGTCCTCATCATCGAGACGATCTTCAATTCTAAAGGTTGCGGTTCGCAACAAAGATGTTCCTTAAGAAAAGGATCTCCAAATTGGGAAGAGATCTTTCGATCTGATGGCTACGACTCGCAGCAAAGATATTGCTTTAAGAAAAGGATCTCCAAACTTGGGAGAGATCTTCAGACCTGATGGCTGCATGACATAGCAAATAAATCTTCTAAAAACATGGGGATCTCGAAACAGAGAGGTTGCGTAACGCTGCGGACacatacacacaaacacacacacatatacatatatatatgtgtgtgtgtgtgtgtgtgtgtgtctttaAAGGGGATCTCCAAACAGAGAGGGAGATCTTCAGATCTAGAGGTTGTGTTAAGTCACATGGAGGCGCATGACATGTATTGTTTGGGTACATCTTCCATCTTTAATAAATCCGGTTCGATGCACGTTACCATAATGATTTTGAGATAACGTGCATGGGATCTAAGAGTTatggtcccacggatggcgccaaatatttgtacaccaaaccgagattaggtttagaagAGGGGATGacgggtgtttttggttgtttgttggcgattcctcGAAGGTAGAGTTTtgatctctttacgccaatcaattATGGTTTGATTGTTAGCTGATTGAGATCGTGCTATTGTGTTTTAGATCTGTTCGACTGTGTTTAGCACGCTCATGAAAGGATATTATCATATCCCGATATCCAAGGATGCTTTTGCCTAATCATCGTAGGCTGTGGAAGCTTCGGGACGGAGAGTCATCGTCCCGCTGCACGTTGATATGTGAGTATAATGTTGTAGGTTGCTGGAGCATCTCTTATGGAGAGAAGAGGACGTCAAgatctgtgtgtgtgttttctggaGAGAAGGAGAATGAGAATTTAGGTTTAGactcattcatatatatagggatggaAATCTTGGAGAATAAGTTTAGGATTTAGGGAAATAATATGCCAAATCTTGATATTTAATATGGCCAGACGTGATAAGATCAAATCTCCTTAAtttaggaggaagagatttagaTAATCTCTTCCATATTTAGATAAGGCTTACAGCGGGTACCTTCGTCACGCAGGATTGATTCTGTCACGAAGGTCATGTTCCGTCACGAAGGGTGACGTACACCATCAATTTGGGTCTACAATGTACGTTCTTTTTTCACAAGATTATCAGagttatttaataaaacataagtGGTATCTTTCGTAAATAATTAAAACAGTTAATTATTCATgttcaaaaacaattttataatattaaaagcaTGTTTTGTAAAACCATGAACGTTATCATTAATCTCAacataaacatattaatatacTTAATTTGTTTAGACAATTAATCTACTTTAATCATATAAAGACTAATACCATTATTTAAAGCAGAATAGTTAACGAAACAAGTAAACCTAGTTTAATTCCCTAAATATAATCAAAGCTAAGGATCTAACATGCATGCAAATATAGCAAACTAAAATAGATAAACATAATttacttgcatacatgtgatcgaTTTGCAGACATATGATTAATAACACTATCCATGCATATGTGGTCATAGAATCTATGTCCCAAAGAATTGCATAATGATGATATAATTTATGGCTACATATTTGTAAAATGCAAAATTACACCTAAATTAGgcaaaaaacaatcaaaaatcaatcaccatgtaaagaataattaaTGATTGagcttgattaaaaaaaatcttaaagtttttacaatttttgggttcttaaaataattttcattttattatataacatattatataaGTTCCACCATTATCATATGAGTAGTGATGGAACTCCTTTGTCTTGTTGAAGCCCCAAAGGCTCCACTTATGATCTTCTCATTATAGCCTTTTACCGTGGGGACTCGGGAAGTCGCACATTCCTAATGAGTAATGAAGTTGCTTATTCCCGGTTAGAAAGTGCTTCTTCATGCTCGGACAAAGCTTTTTCCCGCTCAATCATTGCTCGCTCTCGTTCGCCGTGTTGATGCAATTATTGGTACAACGGTTTAATCTATAcacattaaaaaacattaatataggTTTTGGCTAAAATAAAATTAGTGTTAATTACTCGGCCTATGACCGGAATAACAGATTATTATAAAAGCttactttataatattattttgtattcTATATACATAAACTTTGACATCTTAGTAATAGGCAACAAAGTTTCAAACGAaagaaaagtataaatttgtacacttcttttgaaaaaaatattgtttCTTCAAGTTAAGCAGGTTTGAGCTGGTGAATGATTTTGCTTGATGAGGAGGGTAGTGTTCATGAAGAAGACATTTAGTTTCTCCGCTTAGACATTCATGTGTAGCCATAATGATGTTAGCTACTTTTATTAAGACTTAAGTAATATTTATGTTGACATTCATGTTGGTGCCAAATCTGTGTTATCTTATGTACgttgttttgatgatgatatggACGTAGTAACACCACTTTTTATAAATGAACTATCTGTTACGgattaattatgttttaaagGTTATGTTTCTGCATTTCTAAACCTCATTAgacaaaagtttttgaaaatctaaGTTTTAAAATCACGGGCGTTACACAACTTTCGTccctaagtttaataaattacagttttagtataataaaatatgCTCCCTCAACACTTTTAGTCTTGACCATAAAAGAGGAGGTCACGTGTGTGGCACGTTATGGGTAATCTCGTAATTTGGTTtagaattaattacagaaattgtTCGTATCGTGAACCACCACTTTCGGATTTGGTCTGTagcttttaataattaactttaagccaaattagttaataattttaaaaacccAAAATCATATCAGCATACATTAAAGAAATCTTATATACAAACTTCTAGAAATAATATATGCAAACATTTAATAAATCACACAAACTGCTCGTGAGCcatgacaaataaaaaaaaatgagatgtGAAAGGTAAGCGTTATTATAAATACATGTGTGCGTGAGAGaactaggaaaaaaaaaaaacaaattgaagCCCACGTCTCCTAATAACTTCAAAATTGGATTCAAATACATGGGGTCACATCTCATTCCCTTTTCATTTTTCGTAGCTCACGAGCAGTTTGTgtgatttattaaaagtttgtatatattatttctagAATTTTGTATAAGATTAAGTTTAATATATGCGGATAAGATTTTGggtttttaaatttagtttaattaatttggcTTAacgttaattattaaaagttagagACCAAAGCTGAAAGTGGTGGTTCACAATAGAGACGAAATCTGTAATTAACTCCAAGCCGAATTACAAGATTACCCATTACGTGACAGAACGTGACCTCCTTTTTAATGGACGTTTATGGTCAGGACTAAAAGTTTTGATGGAAGCAAAGTATTTTGGATAATTTATTAAATCTGTAACTAATTCTAAATAGAAGATTAAAAAGAATCcaaagtaattaatttacttAACCTCATATGATAATGATACATAGTATATTATTTAGAAGAAAATGTTAcaaatggtccatgtggttGTGTATATTATCATTTCGTCCCCTCTGTTTTTTTCCGTTGCAAACCTCccttagtttttcattttcgttATCAGCAGTCCCTAACACTAACTTCATTAATTTTGACCGTTAGATCTTCTCACGTGCATACCATGTGAGGGTATAATTGTACTTTTAACAACTATAGGGACTATGTGTGATAAAAACATTTGTTAATTATCAATACATGTTAATTATATGCTTATCTATACttccttataaaacaaactcaacCTCCAtcccttaaatttaaaaacctgatatacctaatatacccctatcttaatacatctttatttttatttagtacACTATGACTAAAATGCTCttaacaaaaattcaatctctATCACTCCCTCGcataaaaacaaatagaaaaaaacTCTAATTCACAATCGTCCCTTTCTCCCCCTTTCACATCTTACCACAATAAATCATCACATCGCCGACcacaataaaattatttttacgttaataaccacacccGTCTAAGtgtcgctgcattgcgcggaccAATCTAGTTATATGTATACACAAAGTCACAATCATATTTTGTATCCAACTTCAACCACCATTACTTTGccagtaacaaaatttaatcaatACTCGAATTCAATCAAGTTTCAAATCCAACCGACCCTCAAAATCAATCAATAATTCAATACCCATGTCTTTAATAACcaaaattatgaaagttcactcAATAGTTATAATAATACAGTAATAAAGATCACCAGTAACAATGTTGGAGCTTTATTGTTTGTTACTCGAATCAATATGTTTGTTGCATACAAAAGAGTAAAAGGGGGAAAGCTAACCGAAGGTATTTACTCAACCGACGTGGCGTACGGTGGAGCTAATAAGTTTAGATTTGGACAAAAGTGAGTCGGGTTTTATTAGATCAATATTTAACCTTTGAATGTTCCTGTTTCTTCCAAATgtataaatcaaaatatatttaaaggaACAGGATTGGAATGGACGGCTTCTTACTAGACAACCGTGGATGGGTTGCAATCAGTGATTATAAGAACCGGACCGAACCGGATCAAATCAGGACTGGACCGAAAACCGATTATAAGAAAATATAGGACCGAGAACCGGACCAACTAACTCGGTTCGGTTCATGTTCGGTTCGTGGTCGGTTTTTGGGTTTGAAGTGTTGGACCGGGACCAAGAAAATATATGTGCAAACTTCAAAACATTAAATTGTTTACGAAAATTTTTTAATACTAAAAGTCTACACAAGATTTAGCTTTTAACATCCAATGAAAATTGATCACATTCCTTATTTTAAAGCAAAATCAATTCCATTAAAGAGGTATTCATGATCCAAAATAAAATGAGTGATGAATATGTGACATGTCATATATGAGTAATCAATTGTATTAGAGATGTAATCAAAGTAATGTGTACTCATATTAAAGCGTGTATATGGCAAAGCATTATGATATGCATGCATGTCTACGAATTTAGGATACTAGGATTCTAAGataaaatatgataaaagaTTTCTGTTATTCAAGAAGAGTGAATCAAAAGGAACTTAGAATACTATTTGAAGTTAATCTTGTATCATGTTCTTGGTTCCGAACATGCAATTTCTCGGTTTATACATGGACCGGACCGAGAACCGAATTAGATGATTTTATAGGACCGAGGACTGGACCGTAAGTTTCGGTTCCGTTCGGTTTCGGTCCAACTTCGggtcggtttttcggttttctcGGTTTGGACCGCAATATGAACCCCCTAAGCAATCACACATGCCATGTAAAACTTACTACTAATACTATATTAAGATCTAgctgttaaaaaatatatatatatatatatattaagatcttTATGTTTTTAGTTGAGAACTCACACAAAAAGCAATAAGATGTATTTCTATTTACACTTGAACAAAATGGGTTTGTAGAatactgtaaattttttatgcgAATACTCGAATAGGTTTCTAAGGCATAAAGACAACCATAACTCATTTTTAGAgaataaataattgatttaGTTATGTTTAATCTTAAATATCTATGAAAAAGGAAATTAGTTCTAAGCACAAAGACGGTCATTGTAGACCAAGACGTTAGGGTTttaatttatgtgtttttttttttaaattaaaaatggtttatgttaaaatttatgaaaatggAGATGAAAGATCTAtagagagaaagaaaaacatGAATCTGGTTTATGTTTGCTCAGATTTTGGTGGTATTAGTGGCTGGAGGGAGGAGGAGGAaagatgtttttctttttatgttaataaatgATTATGCCATCACTAACGACCTTAAAGTAACGGATGTTAGTGTTAGGGacttatgaaaataaaaatgaaaaaccaagGGACGATGAGCAACGGAAAAAAACACATGGGGCGGAATGATAATATGAACAatcacagggaccatttgtgacattatCTCATTATTTTGACTTGACCTAGTCTTTGGTTTGGGATATTTTgttgggaaatgctaaatatagacgtgcataaaaaaaacctataccttttatatcaaaagcccacctcctgattttcatgataaatgtacaaataatttatgcaccttaaatacaaccttaagggctgtatttagcaaacctattttgttttatattaggTAGTAGAAATTATTATCATGgggttaggtattgtaaaacaaatattaaggttaaataaataagacaacgtcttgacccttagatcatggttaaattgatataCGAatattcacgaaacaattgatacacgatgattttcatgatgcacggtgattttattgaaaaaaaatctattattttatttattttaccttaatacttgttttattttagctaaaatcttattatcattaattataCTTTTGAGGAAGTAGATTTTGTGGTGAATTTAACGCATAGGGCATTATTTCGCTGTCTAGTCTAATACACGCGCAGAAGAAATACTACTCGTTCATTTGACATCATTTATctatatagatattataattCTATAGAGTTCCTAGTCCTAATTAAGTAGCTCTCATGGGGAGTGTTTTCTTTTAAAGGATTTGGTTATGTTCACTTGTTATAGGATTCCGTTTTTGGTGTGCAACCAGTCAAAACTGAGTTTGAAACGAAAACAAAGCCGTTGCAAGCCCCAAGAGGCTTTGATCATCATCTTTCGCACCAAAAAACATTGTATTCAATGAGTTACTTACATTCTTatgttgttttatatttatttttattttattttatttttttatttcgtaCTCAAAACTCCTGTTATTTGGCCCGTCTGTCTATTTAGGTTCATTCGAAATTGGAAGGTACCAAAGTCAGGCTCCGTTTTTTTTATCAGatgaaatttcaattttttctcCAGAATCGACCGGTTCAATTTGTGTTTATCTTGTTTATAGTCTGCATCAAGTTTCAGAATTTATGAATTCAAAActaagcattttttttcttgGCACATTTTGTGAGATAATTTGATACATAATATAGAAGATATATATAAGACTTTGTGCAACAGACCGAAGTGGGTTTGTTGCTACTCGAGATCATGTTAGGAGCTGGATTTAGTGAGGACCCAGCATCGCTATTTCCAACGGGTCTTCTTTGTCCTAAGTTTTCACTTTCGGAAATTAAATCAGCTACACAAGACTTCGACCAAAGTTTGCTCATAGGCCAAGGAGGATTCGGGAAGGTCTACAAAGGAACAATGAAAATTGGAACAAAAACTGTCGTGGCTATCAAGCGGTTGGATTCAACTTCTGCTCAAGGAGCTGCAGAGTTCTGGGCTGAAATTGAAATGCTATCTATGTTGCGACACTGTAATCTGGTATCTTTAATTGGTTATTGTAATGACAGCAAAGAGATGATCCTTGTTTACGAATATATGCCCAATGGAACACTTGAAGATCACCTACACAAGCTTCATACTCCGTTATCTTTGTCACAAAGGCTTAAGATATGTATAGGTGCTGCACGTGCATTACACTACCTCCATTCTGGAACTGGCACCAATCAAGGAATCATACACCGTGATGTCAAGAGTTCGAATATTTTGTTAGATAACAAATGGGCAGCGAAAATTTCAGACTTTGGATTGTCTAAAGTAAGCCCCATAGGTGTTCCACTAAGCTATGTGAGTACCCTTATCAAAGGCACATTTGGTTATTTTGATCCAGAGTACTTCTCAACTGGTAGGTTAACTAGGAAGTCTGATGTGTTTTCATTTGGAGTAATTCTGTTGGAAGTGCTCTGTAGGAAACGGGCAGTCGATAGGAGTCTTGATGATGAAAATTGGGGATTGGTAGGATGGGCTCAGGACTTTTTAAGAGGAGGTAAATTGAAGAAGATCATCGATCCTGATTTGAAGGGACAAGTTTCACTTAAATGCTTGAATGATTATGCAAAACTAGTGGACGGCTGTTTGCAAACTCGTCCAAAGCTGCGCATTACAATGGCTCAGGTTGTGTATGGTCTTGAGTCTATATTGGCATTACACGAGAGAAGTGAAAATTCAATTGCTACAACTGGCATAACTACATTTGGTAAGAAGTTGCAGAAGTATTTCTTTTCATCCGAAGATAATTCAGGCAAGTCAAATTCAACTTCTATATTGTGTTTGCCAAGGTTGTAGATTGTTATCAGTTTATTATTGGTCGACCCCCGATAAGTGATAAGTAGGATATCGAGTACCCTAAATTGTAAAggaatttttctaaaatatatatatatatactaacaatatatacaatgtGTAATGCAAATTGAAAAGTAAGACACTACAAAAGTAACTTATTGGCTTATTGCAACTGGAATATgaagtaataaaaaataattacaagtttacaacttgaaattataacaaaaaggaaaataaagaaagtataGGATAAAGAAATTACCTAACTAATTACaactcaaaataa
This genomic window contains:
- the LOC122600687 gene encoding putative receptor-like protein kinase At5g39000; the protein is MLGAGFSEDPASLFPTGLLCPKFSLSEIKSATQDFDQSLLIGQGGFGKVYKGTMKIGTKTVVAIKRLDSTSAQGAAEFWAEIEMLSMLRHCNLVSLIGYCNDSKEMILVYEYMPNGTLEDHLHKLHTPLSLSQRLKICIGAARALHYLHSGTGTNQGIIHRDVKSSNILLDNKWAAKISDFGLSKVSPIGVPLSYVSTLIKGTFGYFDPEYFSTGRLTRKSDVFSFGVILLEVLCRKRAVDRSLDDENWGLVGWAQDFLRGGKLKKIIDPDLKGQVSLKCLNDYAKLVDGCLQTRPKLRITMAQVVYGLESILALHERSENSIATTGITTFGKKLQKYFFSSEDNSGKSNSTSILCLPRL